A window of the Bradyrhizobium ottawaense genome harbors these coding sequences:
- a CDS encoding thiamine pyrophosphate-binding protein, giving the protein MTEVAAKSPGAAPLPTWPDEVYRVLKDAGVKQVAMVPDAGHSRLIRSFEADPETRVVTLTTEEEGVAMLAGAWLGGQRGVLLLQSSGVGNCINMLSLPTICHMPLLMIVTMRGDWGEFNPWQIPMGQGTRAALESVGVIVNKVDEPHLVASAVQGAAHLAFNSWKPVALLIGQRVLGAKNFKELARK; this is encoded by the coding sequence ATGACGGAAGTTGCAGCAAAATCGCCAGGCGCGGCGCCGTTGCCGACATGGCCGGACGAGGTCTACCGCGTCCTCAAGGACGCCGGCGTCAAGCAGGTGGCGATGGTGCCGGACGCCGGCCATAGCCGGCTGATTCGTTCCTTCGAGGCCGATCCGGAAACCCGTGTCGTGACCCTGACGACGGAAGAAGAGGGCGTCGCGATGCTGGCCGGCGCGTGGCTCGGCGGCCAGCGCGGGGTGCTGCTGCTGCAGTCGAGCGGCGTCGGCAACTGCATCAACATGCTGTCGCTGCCCACGATCTGCCACATGCCGCTCTTGATGATCGTGACCATGCGCGGCGACTGGGGCGAGTTCAACCCGTGGCAGATCCCGATGGGGCAGGGCACGCGCGCGGCGCTGGAATCCGTCGGCGTGATCGTCAACAAGGTCGATGAGCCGCATCTGGTCGCCTCGGCGGTGCAGGGCGCGGCGCACCTTGCCTTCAACAGCTGGAAGCCGGTCGCGCTTCTGATCGGACAGCGCGTGCTCGGCGCCAAGAACTTCAAGGAGCTCGCCCGCAAATGA
- a CDS encoding LysR family transcriptional regulator gives MDLKQLRTFRAVAELGSLSKAADRLRSAQPALSRHIKLLEHELRVELFVRNGRGMLLTSAGRMLLDRTTGLIRQIEQVRDDLQSAKGSPSGRVILGLVPTVSAVFSGRFARRVIAEFPDISLRIVESYGGHLVEWLHRGEMDLAITYGPAVDLHLQVQSIGREAIAVVGPPGSGLNRKKQVDLKWLVKQKLILPSISHGLRALLEKAVARERLTLNAMIEADSYRAQISLMEEGLGYTLLPPSAIRAELAAKRLEMAALVNPPVSRELILASPIADQPSIATTTIATLIMSEIEQLAKEGLWKIDMTA, from the coding sequence ATGGACCTCAAACAATTGCGCACCTTCCGGGCCGTGGCCGAACTCGGCAGCCTCAGCAAGGCAGCGGACCGGCTTCGGTCCGCGCAACCTGCGCTCAGCCGGCACATCAAGCTGCTCGAGCATGAGCTGCGTGTCGAATTGTTCGTGCGCAACGGGCGCGGCATGCTGTTGACCAGCGCGGGCCGCATGCTGCTCGACCGCACCACCGGGCTCATCCGCCAGATCGAGCAGGTCCGCGACGATCTGCAGTCGGCCAAGGGCAGTCCGTCGGGCCGTGTCATCCTCGGCCTGGTTCCGACCGTGAGCGCGGTGTTTTCCGGCCGGTTCGCCCGCCGCGTGATCGCGGAATTTCCCGATATCTCGCTGCGCATCGTCGAGAGCTATGGCGGACATCTGGTCGAATGGCTGCACCGCGGCGAGATGGACCTTGCGATCACCTACGGCCCCGCCGTCGACCTGCATCTCCAGGTCCAGTCGATCGGCCGCGAGGCCATCGCCGTGGTGGGGCCGCCGGGATCGGGGCTGAACCGCAAGAAGCAGGTCGACCTGAAGTGGCTGGTGAAGCAGAAGCTGATCCTGCCCAGCATTTCGCACGGCCTGCGGGCGTTGCTGGAGAAGGCCGTCGCCCGGGAACGGCTGACGCTGAACGCCATGATCGAGGCCGATTCCTACCGCGCCCAGATCAGCCTGATGGAAGAGGGCCTCGGCTATACGCTGTTGCCGCCGTCGGCGATCCGTGCCGAACTGGCGGCGAAGCGGCTCGAGATGGCCGCCCTCGTCAATCCTCCGGTGTCGCGCGAACTGATCCTGGCGTCCCCGATCGCCGATCAGCCGTCGATTGCGACGACCACCATCGCGACCCTCATCATGTCCGAGATCGAACAGCTCGCCAAGGAAGGCCTCTGGAAGATCGATATGACGGCGTAA
- a CDS encoding N-acyl homoserine lactonase family protein — MAEPDYELFAIRYATRDARRSDHFIGGDPHDGPMPMDYFVWVARGGGRTFVIDTGFSAEIAQKRKRTFLRSPIETLGLLGIDANAVEDVILTHLHYDHAGNFDRFPKARFHLQERELAYATGRYMQYPRLSHSFEVEDVCGIVRLNYARRVVFYNGDAELAPGITIHAASGHSAGLQFVRVKTRRGPVVLASDVSHFYENMASERPFTTAFHIGEMLEGFDKLIAMAPDESHIVPGHDPLVMKLYPAVSREFEGAVVRLDVPPSGTAPVRADYRSGH, encoded by the coding sequence ATGGCCGAACCCGACTACGAGCTGTTTGCCATCCGCTATGCCACCCGCGACGCGCGGCGCAGCGATCATTTCATTGGCGGCGACCCGCATGACGGTCCGATGCCGATGGATTATTTCGTCTGGGTGGCGCGGGGCGGCGGGCGCACGTTTGTCATCGACACCGGCTTCAGTGCGGAAATCGCGCAGAAGCGCAAGCGCACCTTCCTGCGTTCCCCGATCGAGACGCTGGGTCTGCTCGGCATCGATGCGAATGCGGTCGAGGACGTCATCCTGACGCATCTGCATTACGACCATGCCGGCAATTTCGACCGCTTCCCGAAGGCACGCTTTCATCTGCAGGAGCGCGAACTGGCCTATGCCACCGGCCGCTACATGCAATATCCGCGGCTGTCGCATTCCTTCGAGGTCGAGGATGTCTGCGGCATCGTGCGGCTGAACTACGCCCGCCGCGTCGTGTTCTACAATGGCGACGCCGAGCTGGCGCCCGGCATCACCATCCACGCCGCCAGCGGGCATTCGGCCGGGCTGCAGTTCGTGCGCGTCAAAACCCGACGCGGTCCGGTGGTGCTGGCGTCCGACGTCAGTCATTTCTACGAGAACATGGCGAGCGAACGTCCGTTCACGACCGCCTTTCACATCGGCGAAATGCTCGAAGGTTTCGACAAACTGATCGCGATGGCGCCGGACGAGAGCCATATCGTTCCCGGTCACGATCCGCTGGTCATGAAGCTGTATCCGGCGGTGAGCAGGGAATTCGAAGGCGCCGTCGTGCGCCTCGACGTGCCGCCATCCGGCACAGCACCGGTGCGCGCGGATTATCGATCAGGTCACTAA
- a CDS encoding Bug family tripartite tricarboxylate transporter substrate binding protein, which translates to MHRHWAAAAALLIAAGINSAQAEDYPARTVTVIVPFAAGGPADITGRIVADIFSRYLGQKFVVENVGGAGGTIGALRAARAPADGYTILSGHVGTNALAAAFYPNLGYDPLKDFEPIGLSAEYPELLVVRKDFPANNLKEFVAYAKANEAKLNVGHAGLGSVSYIGCLLLHSAIGIKPAMVPFTGTAPVLNAMLGGEIDYECDPVLGTLEHVRAGTVKALAVAAKKRSPMLPDVPTSYEQGLPEFDIAPFYAVFAPSGTPKPIVEKLAEALNKGLGEEAVQKRLADLGADIIEPGRRGPKALGDLINSETTRLMPILKAAATK; encoded by the coding sequence ATGCACAGGCACTGGGCCGCGGCCGCTGCACTTCTGATCGCGGCCGGAATCAACAGCGCCCAGGCCGAGGATTATCCGGCGCGGACGGTCACCGTGATCGTGCCCTTTGCCGCCGGCGGGCCGGCGGATATCACGGGCCGGATCGTCGCCGATATCTTCTCGCGCTATCTCGGCCAGAAATTCGTGGTGGAAAATGTCGGCGGCGCCGGCGGCACCATTGGCGCGCTGCGCGCCGCGCGCGCCCCCGCCGACGGTTACACCATCCTGTCCGGTCATGTCGGCACCAATGCGCTGGCGGCGGCGTTCTATCCGAACCTCGGCTACGATCCACTGAAGGATTTCGAACCGATCGGGCTGTCCGCCGAATATCCGGAACTGCTGGTGGTGCGAAAGGACTTTCCCGCCAACAACCTCAAGGAATTCGTCGCCTACGCCAAGGCCAACGAAGCCAAGCTCAACGTCGGCCACGCCGGCCTCGGCTCGGTATCCTATATCGGCTGCCTGCTGCTCCATTCGGCGATCGGCATCAAGCCGGCGATGGTGCCGTTTACCGGCACGGCGCCGGTGCTGAACGCCATGCTCGGCGGTGAAATCGATTATGAATGCGACCCGGTGCTGGGTACCTTGGAACATGTCCGCGCCGGCACGGTCAAGGCGCTGGCGGTCGCGGCGAAGAAGCGCAGCCCGATGTTGCCGGATGTGCCGACCTCCTACGAGCAGGGCCTGCCCGAGTTCGACATCGCGCCGTTCTATGCGGTGTTCGCCCCATCAGGGACGCCAAAGCCGATCGTCGAGAAACTCGCCGAGGCCCTGAACAAGGGGCTCGGCGAGGAGGCCGTGCAAAAGCGGCTGGCCGATCTCGGCGCTGATATCATCGAACCCGGCCGCCGCGGCCCCAAGGCGCTGGGTGACCTCATCAACAGCGAAACCACGCGGCTGATGCCGATCCTGAAAGCCGCGGCAACGAAGTAG
- a CDS encoding SDR family oxidoreductase has translation MKLLVFGLGYSALHVSQRLQMSGAQVTATVRSRAKADELAQVGIAARLFSPDHAGAEIVDDIAASDAILISVPPGESGDPVLASFAGRIAAAPNLRWIGYLSTVGVYGDHAGNWVDETTPTTPGKGRSRLRTTAEQAWLALGAHVFRLSGIYGPGRNQLVQLASGAARRIVKPGQIFNRIHVADIAAVIEASLARPRPGGIYNVTDNEPAPPQDVVAFAARLCGLEPPAEIPFERAELSPMARSFYSENRRVRNALIREELGVTLNYPTYREGLTALRALGDGPPA, from the coding sequence ATGAAACTTCTGGTGTTTGGTTTGGGTTATTCGGCGCTGCATGTCTCGCAGCGTTTGCAGATGTCGGGGGCTCAGGTGACGGCAACCGTCCGCAGCCGCGCGAAGGCCGATGAGCTGGCGCAGGTGGGAATCGCGGCACGGCTGTTCTCTCCGGACCATGCCGGTGCGGAGATCGTGGACGATATCGCGGCCAGCGATGCCATCCTGATCTCGGTCCCGCCGGGTGAATCCGGCGATCCGGTGCTCGCGTCCTTTGCCGGCCGCATCGCCGCGGCGCCGAACCTGCGCTGGATCGGCTATCTCTCCACGGTCGGCGTCTATGGCGACCATGCCGGCAACTGGGTCGACGAGACGACGCCGACCACGCCAGGAAAAGGCCGTTCGCGGCTCAGGACCACGGCGGAGCAGGCGTGGCTCGCTTTGGGCGCGCATGTGTTCCGGCTGTCAGGAATCTACGGCCCCGGCCGAAACCAGCTCGTGCAATTGGCGTCGGGCGCGGCGCGCCGCATCGTCAAGCCCGGCCAGATCTTCAACCGCATTCACGTCGCGGATATCGCCGCCGTGATCGAGGCGTCGCTGGCACGGCCGCGGCCGGGCGGCATCTATAATGTGACCGACAACGAGCCGGCCCCGCCGCAGGACGTCGTCGCCTTCGCGGCACGGCTTTGCGGGCTGGAGCCTCCGGCCGAAATTCCTTTCGAACGCGCGGAGCTCTCGCCGATGGCGCGCAGCTTTTACAGCGAAAACCGGCGGGTTCGGAACGCCCTCATCCGCGAAGAACTCGGCGTCACCCTGAACTATCCGACCTACCGCGAAGGGCTGACCGCCTTGCGGGCACTCGGGGACGGGCCGCCTGCGTAG
- a CDS encoding IS1182 family transposase, translating into MTNRPFKTGESREQASLLPPRVEDYVEPNNPVRAIESYVCALDLAKLGFRHADRGAEAMGQPPYDPGDLLKLYLYGYINQIRSSRRLEREASRNLELIWLLRNLRPGYRTIANFRKENWAALKAVNRGFVLLVRELGLVGGSVVAIDGSFFHGDASKTSIFTRKRLAEQIARLDLEIEAYGRSIEDNDAAEANEPKKDRADGPGAGSGGDAGDIGAKVSALMAKRSRAEADLARLEASGETQLSVTDPDARLLVKNGQAVAGYNVQSAVDDKHKLIVASEVVNASSDVGQLHAMAKAAKDALEAEALQALADEGYYSSLELKACEDDGITAYVPVPEGNGRLEKQGRFSLKEFSYDPAGNAYRCPAGELLRPMEGRWQNASGRTEIRYASSTKTCGACQLKARCLSPKASRRTIGRWEHEDVLERHRARMQGSRELMRRRSGIVEHPFGTIKCRAGYRHFLVRGFDKVRGEWSLMALCYNLTRVLNILGFEGFIAAVVKALTSRKRPFGAVMNVLQRTLEPFWAQIVPSLSVRLS; encoded by the coding sequence ATGACGAATCGCCCATTCAAGACCGGCGAGAGCCGGGAGCAAGCCAGCCTGCTTCCACCGCGGGTGGAAGACTATGTTGAACCAAACAATCCGGTCCGAGCGATCGAGAGCTACGTTTGCGCCCTGGACCTTGCAAAGCTGGGCTTCCGTCATGCTGACCGAGGCGCGGAAGCAATGGGGCAGCCGCCCTACGATCCGGGCGATCTGCTGAAGCTCTACCTTTACGGATATATCAACCAGATCAGGTCGTCTCGGCGGCTGGAGCGAGAGGCGAGCCGCAATCTGGAACTGATCTGGCTGCTCAGGAACCTGAGGCCTGGTTATCGAACGATCGCCAACTTCCGCAAGGAGAACTGGGCGGCGCTGAAGGCGGTGAACCGCGGCTTCGTGCTGCTGGTTCGCGAGCTTGGACTGGTCGGCGGCAGTGTTGTAGCGATCGACGGCTCGTTCTTCCACGGCGATGCCAGCAAGACGAGTATCTTTACGCGCAAGAGGCTTGCCGAACAGATCGCCAGGCTGGACCTGGAGATCGAGGCTTACGGCAGGTCGATCGAAGACAATGATGCAGCGGAAGCCAACGAACCAAAGAAGGATCGCGCCGACGGTCCAGGTGCTGGCAGCGGAGGGGACGCCGGCGATATCGGCGCCAAAGTATCGGCGCTGATGGCGAAGCGCTCGCGCGCCGAGGCCGATCTGGCTCGGCTAGAAGCAAGCGGCGAGACGCAGTTGTCCGTGACCGATCCGGACGCCCGGCTTCTGGTCAAGAACGGTCAGGCCGTTGCGGGCTACAATGTGCAGAGCGCCGTCGACGACAAACACAAGCTCATTGTCGCAAGCGAAGTGGTGAACGCCAGCAGCGATGTCGGCCAGCTTCACGCGATGGCAAAGGCGGCAAAAGACGCCCTTGAAGCCGAGGCTCTGCAGGCGTTGGCCGACGAGGGCTATTACAGCAGTCTCGAACTGAAGGCGTGCGAGGATGACGGCATCACGGCCTATGTACCGGTGCCGGAGGGCAACGGGCGGCTCGAGAAGCAAGGCCGCTTCAGCCTCAAGGAGTTCAGCTACGATCCCGCAGGCAATGCTTACCGTTGTCCGGCCGGCGAATTGCTGCGTCCGATGGAGGGCCGCTGGCAGAACGCCAGTGGCCGGACCGAGATCCGCTATGCGAGCAGCACCAAGACCTGCGGGGCCTGCCAGCTAAAGGCCCGTTGTCTGAGTCCGAAAGCATCTCGGCGGACCATCGGTCGTTGGGAGCACGAAGATGTTCTCGAACGTCATCGCGCGCGGATGCAAGGTAGCCGCGAGCTGATGCGCCGTCGCTCGGGGATTGTCGAGCATCCCTTCGGCACCATCAAATGCCGCGCCGGCTATCGTCACTTCCTGGTCCGCGGCTTCGACAAGGTCCGCGGTGAATGGAGCCTGATGGCGCTCTGCTACAACTTGACCCGCGTGCTCAACATTCTCGGCTTCGAAGGCTTCATTGCAGCCGTGGTAAAGGCACTCACGTCGCGCAAACGCCCCTTTGGCGCGGTCATGAATGTCCTACAGCGCACCCTGGAGCCGTTCTGGGCGCAAATCGTCCCAAGTCTCTCTGTCCGATTGTCCTAA
- a CDS encoding Bug family tripartite tricarboxylate transporter substrate binding protein — translation MMRRSISLGVVLGMILLGAAQAQTAWPAKPIKILVGYAAGGSTDVTARIIAQALSERLGQPVLIENRAGAGGNIAAEAAAKADPDGYTLLMATSSTFATNPALYKSLPFDVQADFAPITVTAFIPNLMVINPAGPASNLKDFVAHAKANPGQLNYGSAGNGTSQHISGALFSSLAGVQMTHIAYRGGAPAVNDLLGGQIQVLFAPLVEVVQQVRAEKLRALGITTAKRSPLLPDVATIAETLPGYEVTLWNGLLAPAKTPPEIIDRINRAAIDALRSEDVKAKLAEQGSEPVGNTPAEFKAFIGSELAKWKRLVEISGATVQ, via the coding sequence ATGATGCGGCGCTCGATTTCGCTTGGCGTTGTGCTTGGCATGATCCTGCTGGGCGCGGCGCAGGCGCAAACCGCCTGGCCAGCGAAGCCGATCAAGATCCTGGTTGGCTATGCGGCAGGGGGCAGCACTGACGTCACGGCCCGCATCATCGCCCAGGCGCTGTCGGAACGGCTCGGGCAACCGGTCCTGATCGAGAATCGCGCCGGCGCCGGCGGCAATATCGCGGCCGAGGCCGCCGCGAAGGCCGATCCGGACGGCTATACGCTGTTGATGGCGACCAGCTCGACGTTCGCGACCAACCCGGCGCTCTACAAAAGCCTGCCGTTCGATGTGCAGGCCGATTTCGCGCCGATCACGGTGACGGCCTTTATCCCGAACCTGATGGTCATCAATCCCGCCGGGCCGGCCAGCAACCTCAAGGATTTCGTTGCGCACGCGAAGGCCAATCCCGGCCAGCTCAATTATGGTTCGGCCGGCAACGGCACCTCGCAGCATATTTCCGGTGCGTTGTTCAGTTCACTGGCCGGCGTGCAGATGACTCACATCGCCTATCGCGGCGGCGCGCCGGCGGTCAACGATCTCCTCGGCGGACAGATCCAGGTGCTGTTCGCGCCGCTGGTCGAGGTGGTTCAGCAGGTGCGCGCCGAAAAGCTGCGGGCGCTCGGTATCACTACGGCGAAGCGGTCGCCGTTGCTGCCTGACGTCGCCACCATTGCCGAGACGTTGCCCGGCTACGAAGTTACGCTGTGGAACGGACTGCTGGCGCCGGCGAAGACGCCGCCCGAGATCATCGACCGCATCAACCGTGCCGCGATCGACGCGCTGCGCTCGGAGGATGTGAAGGCGAAATTGGCCGAACAGGGCAGCGAGCCGGTCGGCAACACGCCTGCCGAGTTCAAGGCCTTCATCGGCAGCGAGCTTGCGAAATGGAAGCGGCTGGTGGAGATCTCGGGTGCGACGGTGCAATAG
- a CDS encoding transglutaminase-like domain-containing protein: MKLRVGFEMNYEFPQPTPMIMVLGTHFTRASDVIVPDYLTTTPSVPITPYRDMFGNWCSRIVAPAGAMRLAADGIVRDSGQPDTVVTSAIQHTVEDLPPDTLVYLLGSRYCETDRLSETAWQLFQNTPPGWARVQAICDFVHRHIAFGYEHARATKTAWEVYNERKGVCRDYAHLAIAFCRCMNIPARYCTGYLSDIGTPKPWAVGDFAGWFEAYIGGRWQMFDPRNNVPRIGRVLIAQGRDASDVPITQTFGPNTLVSFKVWTDETA, from the coding sequence ATGAAGCTCCGCGTCGGATTCGAAATGAACTATGAGTTCCCGCAACCGACGCCGATGATCATGGTTTTGGGGACGCATTTCACGCGCGCGTCCGACGTCATCGTGCCCGACTACCTCACCACCACGCCTTCGGTGCCGATCACGCCGTATCGCGACATGTTCGGCAACTGGTGCAGCCGTATCGTGGCGCCGGCCGGAGCGATGCGCTTGGCCGCCGACGGCATCGTCCGTGACAGCGGCCAGCCCGATACCGTGGTGACCTCGGCCATTCAGCACACGGTCGAAGACCTGCCGCCGGACACGCTGGTTTATCTCCTTGGCAGCCGTTACTGCGAAACCGACCGGCTGTCGGAAACCGCCTGGCAATTGTTCCAGAACACGCCGCCGGGCTGGGCGCGGGTGCAGGCGATCTGCGATTTCGTTCACCGCCATATCGCGTTCGGCTACGAGCACGCGCGCGCCACCAAGACGGCGTGGGAAGTCTACAATGAACGCAAGGGCGTCTGCCGCGACTACGCCCATCTGGCCATCGCCTTCTGCCGCTGCATGAACATCCCGGCGCGCTATTGCACCGGCTATCTCAGCGACATCGGCACGCCAAAACCCTGGGCGGTCGGCGACTTCGCCGGCTGGTTCGAGGCCTATATCGGCGGCCGCTGGCAGATGTTCGATCCGCGCAACAACGTGCCGCGGATCGGCCGCGTGCTGATCGCGCAGGGTCGCGACGCCTCGGATGTTCCGATCACCCAGACGTTCGGGCCGAACACGCTGGTCAGCTTCAAGGTGTGGACCGACGAAACGGCGTGA
- a CDS encoding thiamine pyrophosphate-dependent enzyme, with product MSNPQKNPNALLHRRDVVNELVRARGELLVIAGLGAPNWDVSAAGDHVNNFPLWGAMGAASMIGLGLALAQPKRKVLVITGDGEMLMNLGSLATIGVEAPPNLTVAVLDNERFGETGMQKTHTAAGVDLAAVATAVGIRTSRIVRTMAEVTELRDLAHEGRGTAFAQIKIAPEALVFVMPPADGVILTTRFRQSVLGDEALYN from the coding sequence ATGAGCAATCCGCAAAAGAATCCAAACGCGCTGCTGCACCGTCGCGACGTCGTCAACGAACTGGTGCGCGCCCGCGGCGAGCTGCTGGTCATCGCCGGCCTCGGCGCGCCGAACTGGGACGTCTCGGCCGCCGGCGATCACGTCAATAATTTTCCGCTCTGGGGCGCCATGGGTGCGGCTTCGATGATCGGGCTCGGACTCGCGCTGGCGCAGCCCAAACGTAAGGTGCTCGTCATCACCGGCGACGGCGAAATGCTGATGAACCTCGGCTCGCTCGCCACCATCGGGGTCGAAGCGCCGCCTAACCTTACGGTCGCCGTGCTCGACAACGAACGTTTCGGCGAGACCGGCATGCAGAAGACCCACACCGCGGCCGGCGTCGACCTCGCGGCCGTGGCGACGGCAGTCGGAATTCGCACCTCGCGGATTGTCAGAACCATGGCCGAAGTCACCGAACTGCGCGACCTCGCCCATGAAGGGCGCGGCACGGCCTTTGCGCAGATCAAGATCGCGCCGGAAGCCCTGGTGTTCGTGATGCCGCCGGCCGACGGCGTCATCCTGACGACGCGGTTCCGGCAATCGGTACTGGGCGACGAAGCGCTCTATAACTGA
- a CDS encoding MFS transporter, giving the protein MSVMQSPAMGSVGIVNPELATSFRRAQWRMLLAAMFCYLFFYTGRQTFGFAIPGIQAEFGVSKAALGWASAALLWCYAIGQAINGNLGDKLGGRRVMSAGAILSFIMNWATSLSTGIVSLSVFWGINGYFQSMGWAPGSRLLSNWWGRHERGTVYGLYTFAAGLASVLSFVTSLIVVGYFQLDWRWIFRIPVLLLLIGGIAFYLIAREKPEDMGFASPHDDTVDDGPTSAVADSESSFARYKAVLSNWRLLVAGLAIGFQNAARYGLLVWVPVHFLGANWTKADAAAAIDPRWISIALPVGMAFGAFSNGWVSDKLFNSRRSSAIVLYMVLAAITSLYMYTIPTTAVYQGMVVLFLCGFFVYGPQSSFWALCPDLVGHKRAGTATGVMNFCAYLFAGLGEPIIGHFMDGHPTSVVFLVVSACAIASAAVASFIRR; this is encoded by the coding sequence ATGTCTGTGATGCAAAGTCCGGCGATGGGGTCCGTCGGTATCGTGAATCCCGAGCTAGCCACCAGTTTTCGACGCGCGCAATGGCGAATGCTGCTGGCCGCGATGTTCTGCTACCTGTTCTTTTATACGGGCCGGCAGACCTTCGGTTTTGCCATCCCTGGAATTCAGGCCGAGTTTGGCGTCAGCAAAGCCGCGTTGGGCTGGGCCAGCGCCGCGCTCTTGTGGTGTTACGCCATCGGTCAGGCCATCAACGGCAACCTTGGTGACAAGCTCGGCGGCCGGCGCGTGATGAGCGCAGGCGCGATCCTGTCGTTCATCATGAACTGGGCGACCAGCCTGTCCACCGGCATCGTCAGCCTGTCGGTGTTCTGGGGCATCAACGGATATTTTCAGTCGATGGGATGGGCGCCGGGTAGCCGGCTGTTGTCCAACTGGTGGGGGCGTCACGAGCGCGGAACGGTTTACGGGCTCTATACATTCGCCGCCGGACTGGCCTCAGTGCTGTCGTTCGTAACGTCTCTGATCGTTGTAGGCTACTTCCAGCTCGACTGGCGCTGGATATTCAGAATTCCAGTCCTGCTTCTGCTGATCGGCGGGATCGCATTCTATCTGATCGCCCGCGAGAAACCGGAAGATATGGGCTTCGCATCGCCTCACGATGATACGGTTGACGATGGCCCGACATCGGCTGTCGCCGATAGCGAAAGCTCGTTTGCCAGGTACAAGGCGGTGTTGTCGAACTGGCGGCTCCTCGTCGCGGGTCTTGCGATCGGATTCCAGAATGCCGCCAGATACGGTCTCCTGGTGTGGGTGCCCGTGCATTTTCTCGGTGCCAACTGGACCAAGGCGGATGCGGCGGCGGCCATCGATCCCCGCTGGATCAGCATTGCACTGCCGGTCGGCATGGCGTTTGGCGCATTTTCCAACGGCTGGGTTTCCGACAAGCTGTTCAACTCGCGCCGCTCGTCCGCGATCGTGCTCTACATGGTGCTGGCGGCGATCACGTCGCTGTACATGTACACCATTCCGACCACGGCCGTTTACCAGGGAATGGTCGTATTGTTCCTGTGCGGCTTCTTCGTCTACGGCCCGCAATCGTCGTTCTGGGCGCTGTGTCCCGATCTGGTCGGCCACAAGCGGGCGGGCACGGCGACCGGCGTCATGAACTTCTGCGCCTACCTGTTCGCCGGTTTGGGTGAACCGATCATCGGGCATTTCATGGATGGCCATCCGACGTCGGTCGTGTTCCTGGTCGTCTCGGCATGTGCCATCGCCAGCGCAGCCGTCGCAAGCTTCATTCGCCGATAA
- a CDS encoding DUF1488 family protein — MTLERGSVKGFEHNRMVMLFSMMDGGAEISCAISSSAMDDLERGVKAKPDQRDAQFLRLRDRIEQCASRKFEAREFEGAPPGIILRSLDFRN, encoded by the coding sequence ATGACACTGGAGCGCGGCAGCGTCAAAGGCTTCGAGCACAACCGGATGGTGATGCTGTTTTCGATGATGGATGGCGGCGCGGAAATATCCTGCGCCATCAGCAGTTCGGCGATGGACGACCTCGAGCGCGGCGTGAAGGCAAAGCCGGATCAGCGCGACGCGCAATTCCTGCGGTTGCGCGACCGGATCGAACAATGCGCGTCGCGCAAATTCGAGGCGCGGGAGTTCGAGGGCGCGCCGCCCGGCATCATTCTGCGCAGCCTCGATTTTCGCAACTAG